TGCATATTTAATTCGTATTATAGcttaacttaatttttttaaaatgtagtttttttttttgctaaataaaaTGTAGTTAATAACTTAGTATTATAAAATGATTAACTAATATacttaaaatattgattttgtatCGGAGAGAACGTCACGGCTTTGATCATAGTTCATATAAACGGCACTTCGTATGATGAAGTCTCCTATATCTTTTTACCATATTTCGACTATCTataaaaggagaaaaagagtTACGTTGAATCCCTAGAAAAGTATTTGTTTTGTCATTGACTGGTTACTATGTTGACACGAAGATATAGAGGCTTGTACACATTTTGTTATTTGCGTGTTATTTTCGTCTAGTTTATCATTTTTTCTTGTGATCATATGAGATATCGTTATGTTATGTATGTTGGCTACTTGGCGTGTTCCTCTAATTAAGTGCACGCAAAAGTTACCATTAAAGCTTCAATTGGTGACCCGAAAATGAGTATAAAAAAGTTggacaaaattttatttaaagaactgaattggaaaaaaaattaaatatggaaGAATAAtcgttctttatcaaatttGGAAGAGGAAAATACTCTTCATTAATTCATCAATATATGAGAAACGCAGAAGGATATATATGGTGGGGCctatatattctaaatttgacaaaaaaaatcaacttaaTTAGTATCAATTTTGAGGAACAACAAATTAatcatcatttttttaaaaaaatatggcCACCAATCGAAGcctaacagtttttttttaaatgatattattttctagaatattttatttgtaatgGGTTTGTGCGGATGGAATATACTCCTTTACttaaaatgttttagaaaatacTTGATGCTTCAAACAACATTTCTTACGTTTTTGACATTTATTAAgccttaaaatttattttaaattaacttCAACTTTATTAGAAATCGTTTacaaataatatgttattgtatttttataattagttaacttacttattttaatatggggttttaaagaaaatagatatatatatatataatatacattgcCAATGttcaaaactaaaaattatacatgaaaatatataaacagaTGGTAAATCTGGTAAATGAAAAGGTCGCAGAAAAGGAATGTTGGTAAATTGTATGAAACAGCTATCGTTTTAATactttcaaaactaaaaaaaaaaaagcaaaacaatCGCTTTTTAATTTGTGACCTCATTCGAGTTCATGATAAAAAATTTCTGATCCACTCGTAAGTCTAATATAAAATTCTAGAGAATTTCAGAAAATTCTAAGAGGGAAAGAGACAGAAAGAAAGGGTGAAAATTTTAAAGGCAAACCCCCACGAAAGAACTCGTGCCATTGTCCCCTTAGACCAACCGCAACGGTCGGTTTATTGAGTACTTAGCTCGCGGTTTTAggaaaaatagaattaaaaaaatttaattaagtaCGGTTTATTAAGGACCGTAACTTAATTAGAAGGCTGGAAGGATTGAATCCTTACCGACGTGTCATCCCTTCCCCGGTTCGATGTCGGGATGAATTTGGTTcagggaaaaaaaaattaaacgcgaaggagattaaaaaaaaaaaagctccgGGCGATCGAAGAGGCGACAGACGACTTGGTGATATCGAAGGTAAATCGAAGCCTCCTATCGTTCGTTTATGGATTTGTTTTGGTCGGATGTTGTTCTCCtcgagatttagggtttcttttcagttttaaatcgatttggggataTTTCGATTGAAGTTAGGGTTTCGAATGATTTGGGGATGACGATTCGAATTGATTAGGCTTTGAATACGATTTTGTTTTCCTTCGATTGATTTAGTATTGATGTTTAATTTCCATCTTATTCTCTCAGGTTACGGAATCATGGGCCAAGATTATAGCTATAGCCAACCGTCGTCTTCAGAAGTGAGTTTAACTTGGCTTCTTCAAGAAGAAGCAGATGTGTATGCCGATGAAGCTCAGAGTAGGTTGAACCTTCAAGTCCCTGTTCAGTACGTTCCTCAACCTGATGTCGAAGAAGGAATCCCGAAGACATGTTACTGTGGTGGTGACCCTGTAGTCGCAACATCTTACACACCGAGATATCCAGGGAGAAGGTATTTCACATGTCAGAACGTAGACGACGACGACTGCCATGTTTGGAAGTGGTGG
This Brassica napus cultivar Da-Ae chromosome C6, Da-Ae, whole genome shotgun sequence DNA region includes the following protein-coding sequences:
- the LOC111207144 gene encoding uncharacterized protein At4g04775-like isoform X3, giving the protein MGQDYSYSQPSSSEVSLTWLLQEEADVYADEAQSRLNLQVPVQYVPQPDVEEGIPKTCYCGGDPVVATSYTPRYPGRRYFTCQNVDDDDCHVWKWWDVAVTEELSDIQTQLRQLKDQGNESEEKVVKLKETVCELAKKNSGVTTGFHLLCCLIGGLVIALLLMCLPGAGSKA